CCGTGAAGTACATGTTTTCCCGGTAATTGTCGTAGTGCCCGGAACGCTCCCAAAGTTCGCGGCGCAGCATCTGCGGCCCCTGGACCAGTTGGTAGCCCCGGCGCAAGTGCTCCCGGCGTTCGAAATGTTCCAAAAGGAAGCGCAGCATGGCTCCTTTGGGATGAAAAATAGGCATGCCCGGTCCGGCCTCTTCGCAGAAGCTGAACAGATCCAATTGAACGCCCAGCTTGCGATGGTCGCGTTTCTTGGCTTCTTCCAGGCGATGCAGGTATTTCTGGAGGTCTTTTTCCGATGCAAATGCTGTGCCATAGATGCGCTGGAGCATGGGCTTGGATTCGTCGCCCCGCCAATAGGCCCCGGCCACGGAGGTCAGCTTGACCGCCTTGACAAATCCAGTGGACGGCACGTGCGGGCCTCGGCAAAGGTCCGTGAAACCGCCATGCTCGTATAGGGAGACCGTCCCGTCTTCCAGGGCGTTCAAAATTTCCAGTTTATAGGTCTCGCCCATGCTTTCGAAAAGATTTCGGGCGTCTTTCTTGGAGATGTCCCGACGTTGGAAGGGCTGATCCTGAGCGATGCTCTTGGCCATTTCGGCTTCGATGGCTTCCAGGTCCTGGGGGGTGAAGGGACGTTCGAAGTCGAAGTCATAGTAGAACCCGTTCTCGATGTCCGGGCCGATGGTCACCTTGGCCGTGGGAAACAGACGCTGGACCGCCTCGGCCATGATGTGGGCGGCGCTGTGCCGAATCATGGCCAAGCCTTCGAGGCTGGACATGTCCACTGCTTCGAGATTGGTGCATTGGGCTGGATCGAGGGGAGTGTGAATGTCGAGCAGGCCCGCGGCGCAACGGCATCCGACGGCGGTCTTCAGCTTTTTTTTGCTCAACGCTCGGGACAAAAAATGACCGCAGTTTTCGCCTTCGCCGATTTCCAGCTGCTGCTCGCCTATTTCGATATACACTCCCGATACTCCTTGCCCGGCTATGACCCGTCCGGGACTCAATCCTCCGGAATCGTCGAAACCGACCTCTTTGTCAGACGTCTTAGCGAGGTTGCTTCAGCAACCCCGTGATGACTTCAAACGGCCTTCAAATAAAGCAGGGAGGCCTGGGGCCTCCCTGCTTGGATGCGTGATGGTAGGCACGAGGAGATTTGAACTCCTGACCCCTTGCGTGTCAAGCAAGTGCTCTCCCCCTGAGCTACGCGCCTATTACTGCTCGCGACGATGCTTGCGGCAAAAAAAGCTTTTTGCCTTTCGCTCGCGAAAAAGTCAAGCCTTTTGTCGGAAAAAGACGCATTTTTAACTTCATTTAGAATATCATGGGGCAGTCAACTAAGGAATTCTGGTTCATTGATTGATTGTCCTTGGCTGTTCAATTATGGCTTCGAAAAAGATCGGTTTGATAGAAGGCGTCGATTCCCGCGTGGAGCCCACGGCATTGGAAAGAGTCTCTGTTATGCCCGTAGAGGTTGATTTATCCTGGAGGAAAATCTGATTATGACTGACTTGGCAAAAGAAGAACAACGTTTTTCAAGAAAGATTGGCGCGTTGCGCGCCAAAGGCAATTTCCCGGCGGCCATGCTGACCCTTTTGGAAACAGTGGCCGGAAAACAATATCGGGCCATGGCCGAGCAGGCGTCCGGGGCCGAGACGTTGGTCGAATTATCCGAGTTGACCACCCCAGAACGCCATGTCCAGGGGGCCAGCTTGTTGCCCCGGGCCTCTTTTCCCCTGGACCTGGAATCGGCCCATGAGCTGCTGATGGCCATCCTTGAGGACCTCAGGGTCATGGGATCGGAATTGGGGATCGGGGCGGACCGGGTGATGGAGGCCCTGGAGACCAAGGAACTCAGTGCCGAACGTCTGTTCCGGGCGTATCTGGATGAGGACCAAGAATTTTTCGCCGTATGGGCCGAAAAAACTCCGACCACCCCCAAATTGTCGTTTTTCCTGGCGCAAAGCGCCCTGACGCCGTTCATCAGGAGCATGGCTCGCCGGATCATTGAGACTCGCCCGTTGAACGGAGTCTGGGAGCATGGCCATTGTCCGGTCTGCGGCAGTCTGCCGTATCTTTCCAGCCTGGAAACCCGTGAAGGGCTGCGGATGATGCACTGTTCCTTCTGCCAAAGCGCGTATCGCGTCGCGCGGATCGGATGCGTTTACTGTGGCGAACGGGATCCGCAAAAACTGCACTATTTTGACGTGGAGGAATTGCGCGGATTTCGGGTCGACCTTTGCGATCAGTGTCGGATGTACGTCAAAACCGCTGACTTCCGGCAACTGGACAGGATTTCCGTCCCGGTGCTGGACGACCTGGAGTCCTTGTCCATGGATGTGCTGGCCCAGGCCAGGGGGCATGTTCGGCCGACCCTGTCGGCTTTCGGCTTCTAGCCCTGATTCATGGGCTGCAGTCGACCAACCGTGGTATTTCACACTGGCCGCAAACGAGGGTGACGACCATGAATCGGGGGGGGGTGCCGGCCGGTGTCGTGCTGGCCGGGGGGAAGAGTAGTCGGCTGGGCCACGACAAAGCGCGGATCGTTTTTTCCGGCGTCAGCTTGCTGTCCAGGTCCGTGGACCTGCTCAAGCGTCACTGCGACATGGTGTATGTCGTCGGCAGGCTTCCGGAAGAACACGGGCTGAACGTGCCGAGCTTCCTTGACGACGTCCCAGGGCGCGGTCCTGCGGGGGGGATCGCCACGGTTTTGCGGAGGCTCAATCGCTCGTGCCTTGTGGTGTCCTGCGATCTGCCGTTGATGGACGATCGCACTTTGCGCCGTCTCAAGGCCGGATGGCGGGAGAAGCCGAAGACGGCCTTGATGACCACCTTTCAGCAGGAAGACACCAGATACATCGAAGCCCTGGTCGCGGTGTACGAACCCGAGGCCCTGCCTTTGCTGGAGCAGGGGTTCGACCAGGGGCTGTATCAACTCAACAGGATTCTGACCGAGCCGATGCGGCATCATATTCCCTATCCTCGGTCAGAAGCCACGCCGTTTTTCAACGTCAATCACCCAGCGGATCTCTCCATGCTGCGGCACCTGGAAACGGCGGCGAATGGAGCATGGGCCGGAGGGACCGTTTGAACCGGTATTTTTACCAACCATCAACGAGTAAATGGTGATGTCATGAGCGAACTCCGCGTATTGCTGATCCATCCCGACCCCCAGGTTCGACACGAACTGCGTCGACAACTGCGGGAGATGGACGGTGTGAAGGTGCTGGGGGAGGCCGTTTCCGCCTTTGAGGCCATGGAACTGTTGGAAGGGGTTGGCTATCATGCTTTTTTCCTGGGACTGGACCTGCCCGACGGGGTCAGTGGCCTGGAACTGGCCCAGATTCTCGGGCAGCGAAAGCATCGCCCGGCCATGGTTTTTTTGGCTGCGGACGAAGCCCACGCCTTTAAGGCGTTTGAGTTGGGGGCCATGGACTACTTGCTCTGGCCCTGCTCGGATGAGCGGATGAAGCGCACCTTGACCCGGCTGTGTCAGCTCTCGGCCGACGCGCATATCGCCGAGCCCGAGGGCAAATCCAGGCAAGTCGCGGATTTTGAGGGCGATGAAGAAACCCTGCAGATTTCCATGGGGGAGGAGGAAGAGGACAATTTCCTTAAGGCCCTGCGTCAGGCCTGGGATTACAACCAGGCCCGACCCGTGGAGATCGAGAAATTGCCCATCACTCTGGACGGTCGGGTTATTCTGGTACCCTACAGCCAGATCGTCTTCGTGGAGGCTTACGAAGACTACAGTTTCGTGCATACCAATCAGGACAAATACCTGACCTCGTTCCGCCTAAAGTACCTGGAAGACCGTTTGCGGGCGCACCGATTCTTTCGGGTGCATCGAAAGTTTCTGGTCAACCTGGAACTGGTCACGGAAATTGCATCTCTGCCAGGCAGCAACTTCATGCTTCGGACCACCGGAAAAAAGCGTATCGAACTGCCGGTCAGCCGCCGCCGAATCGCGGATTTGAAGCAGATTCTCGGCCTCTGAGTTCGCGGCGCTCTTTGCCGTTTACCCTTTCGCCCTTCCCTTTCGCCGATAATCAATGCGTCTTTCAGGTCGGTTCGTGTTCTGGATGCGGCCATACCGGGAACCACGACAAGGTGGTTCGCTTTCGATCCGTGCGCGACGCGCACGTCATGTAACGACGTTTACAAGCTCACCGCCAAGGAGGAGACATCATGTCACAAGACGGCGCCCTGGAAACCCTGCTTCACGAAGATCGCGTTTTTCGGCCTTTGCCGCAGATGGTCATTGAGGCCAATGCCAATCCCCAAACCCTGGAAAACGCCCGTCGGCAGGCTGTGGACGATCCTTTGGCCTACTGGGAGGAGGCAGCCAAGGAACTGGAATGGTTCCGAAAATGGGACAAAGTTTTGGATGAGAGCGACGCTCCGTTTTATAAGTGGTTCACCGGAGCCAAGTGCAACATCGTGCACAACGCCCTGGACCGGCACATCAAGACGGGCAACAAGAACAAGTTGGCCATCATCTGGGAAGGCGAGGCCGGTGATTCCCGGAAGATGACCTATTTCGAGCTGTACCGGGCGGTGAACAAGTTCGCCAACGCCTTGCGCTCCCTTGGCGTGCAGAAGGGCGACCGGATTCTGCTGTACATGCCGCCCCTGCCGGAAACCGTGATCGCCATGCTGGCCACGGCCAAGGTCGGAGCCATTCACAGCATGGTCTTTGCCGGGTTCTCGGCCAAGGCCATGCGTGACCGGATCGAGGACGCCCAGCCCAAGGTCATCATCACCGCGGACGGCTTTTACCGCAACGGTCGGGCCGTGCATCTGAAGTCTATTGTCGACGAGTCCCTGATGGGGCCCAACTGCGACAGCGTGGAGACGGTGGTCGTCGTGCATCGGGCTAATGTTCAGGTGGAAATGCAGGAAGCCCGCGATCTTTGGTACGAGGAACTGGTTCGGGCCGAGAGTTCGGAGTCCCACACGGAGGTCATGGATTCCGAGGACATGCTCTTCCTGCTTTACAGCTCCGGGACCACGGGTAAGCCCAAGGGCATCGTGCATACCCACGGCGGCTACCAGGTGGGCATCAACCGCACCCTGAACTGGGTCTTCGACATCAAGCCCACGGACATCTTCTGGTGCACCGCTGACGCCGGCTGGATCACCGGCCACAGCTATGTGGTCTACGGACCGCTCATCGCCGGAACTACTTCGGTCATCTTCGAAGGCCACCCGCTCTATCCCCAGGCCGACCGGGTCTGGGACCTGATCGCCAAATACGGCGTGACCATCCTC
The nucleotide sequence above comes from Desulfonatronum sp. SC1. Encoded proteins:
- a CDS encoding formate dehydrogenase accessory protein FdhE, with amino-acid sequence MTDLAKEEQRFSRKIGALRAKGNFPAAMLTLLETVAGKQYRAMAEQASGAETLVELSELTTPERHVQGASLLPRASFPLDLESAHELLMAILEDLRVMGSELGIGADRVMEALETKELSAERLFRAYLDEDQEFFAVWAEKTPTTPKLSFFLAQSALTPFIRSMARRIIETRPLNGVWEHGHCPVCGSLPYLSSLETREGLRMMHCSFCQSAYRVARIGCVYCGERDPQKLHYFDVEELRGFRVDLCDQCRMYVKTADFRQLDRISVPVLDDLESLSMDVLAQARGHVRPTLSAFGF
- a CDS encoding molybdenum cofactor guanylyltransferase — translated: MNRGGVPAGVVLAGGKSSRLGHDKARIVFSGVSLLSRSVDLLKRHCDMVYVVGRLPEEHGLNVPSFLDDVPGRGPAGGIATVLRRLNRSCLVVSCDLPLMDDRTLRRLKAGWREKPKTALMTTFQQEDTRYIEALVAVYEPEALPLLEQGFDQGLYQLNRILTEPMRHHIPYPRSEATPFFNVNHPADLSMLRHLETAANGAWAGGTV
- a CDS encoding LytTR family DNA-binding domain-containing protein, which gives rise to MSELRVLLIHPDPQVRHELRRQLREMDGVKVLGEAVSAFEAMELLEGVGYHAFFLGLDLPDGVSGLELAQILGQRKHRPAMVFLAADEAHAFKAFELGAMDYLLWPCSDERMKRTLTRLCQLSADAHIAEPEGKSRQVADFEGDEETLQISMGEEEEDNFLKALRQAWDYNQARPVEIEKLPITLDGRVILVPYSQIVFVEAYEDYSFVHTNQDKYLTSFRLKYLEDRLRAHRFFRVHRKFLVNLELVTEIASLPGSNFMLRTTGKKRIELPVSRRRIADLKQILGL
- the acs gene encoding acetate--CoA ligase, producing MSQDGALETLLHEDRVFRPLPQMVIEANANPQTLENARRQAVDDPLAYWEEAAKELEWFRKWDKVLDESDAPFYKWFTGAKCNIVHNALDRHIKTGNKNKLAIIWEGEAGDSRKMTYFELYRAVNKFANALRSLGVQKGDRILLYMPPLPETVIAMLATAKVGAIHSMVFAGFSAKAMRDRIEDAQPKVIITADGFYRNGRAVHLKSIVDESLMGPNCDSVETVVVVHRANVQVEMQEARDLWYEELVRAESSESHTEVMDSEDMLFLLYSSGTTGKPKGIVHTHGGYQVGINRTLNWVFDIKPTDIFWCTADAGWITGHSYVVYGPLIAGTTSVIFEGHPLYPQADRVWDLIAKYGVTILYTAPTLVRMLMRFGTQYPKKHDLSSLRILGSVGEPINPEAWVWLYKNIGRSECPLVDTWWQTETGSIMISPLPVSVLKPGSCTKPLPAIDADVVDEKGNPVPPGKGGLLIIRKPWPSMLRTLYKDPERYKQTYWEKIPGVYLAGDMARKDEDGYIWIQGRSDDVMNIAGHRLGSAELESALVAHKAVAEAAAIGIPDKIKGEVAKAFVTLAEGFEPSDDLVKELKVHIRNELGPVAIVKTIEFRDKLPKTRSGKIVRRVLKAEELGQELGDTSTLED